A stretch of Lactuca sativa cultivar Salinas chromosome 6, Lsat_Salinas_v11, whole genome shotgun sequence DNA encodes these proteins:
- the LOC122194803 gene encoding uncharacterized protein LOC122194803 — protein MASIHHAMTVTNIINFIPLILEMEAGQYISWVELFKVHCCARDVIQHILLLEISPSKKTTNKDKDKIDDKALWKRLYFTVLQWIYGTISKDLLITILQPNSSAEQVWNSLAQIFIDNKPSHALYLENKFSNVKLDSFSNMSAYCQELKTLSDQLSNVDAPVSNDRLVLQLIARLGEKYENIATHLQQSTPLPDFYTVRSKLILEETRKAHSVANSTASLHVVADKQTTNQSAVALNTQTESSEQQQLHRGGSGSRGQPYRGSSNSNRGGRGHGRGRGRGRGNNIGYNLNYGHNYV, from the coding sequence ATGGCTTCTATTCATCATGCGATGACGGTTACCAATATCATAAACTTTATTCCCCTCATATTGGAGATGGAAGCCGGTCAATACATATCATGGGTTGAATTATTTAAGGTTCACTGTTGTGCTCGTGATGTGATACAACACATTCTTCTATTAGAAATCTCTCCTTCTAAAAAAACAACAAATAAAGACAAAGACAAGATAGATGACAAAGCTCTCTGGAAAAGATTGTACTTCACAGTTCTCCAATGGATATATGGTACGATTTCAAAGGACTTGCTAATCACAATTCTGCAACCTAACTCCAGTGCAGAACAAGTATGGAATTCGCTGGCACAAATTTTCATTGATAACAAACCTTCCCATGCACTTTACTTAGAAAACAAATTTTCTAATGTTAAGTTGGACTCCTTCTCCAACATGTCTGCTTATTGTCAAGAGCTCAAAACATTATCTGATCAATTAAGTAATGTTGATGCACCGGTCTCCAATGACCGTTTAGTATTGCAATTGATCGCTAGACTTGGTGAGAAATATGAAAACATAGCAACCCATCTTCAACAGTCTACTCCTCTACCTGATTTCTATACCGTAAGATCTAAGTTGATTTTAGAGGAAACACGCAAAGCCCACAGTGTTGCAAACTCAACCGCCTCCTTACATGTTGTTGCCGATAAACAAACTACTAATCAGTCTGCAGTTGCGCTTAATACCCAAACCGAAAGCAGTGAACAACAACAACTACATCGTGGTGGCAGTGGCAGTCGTGGCCAGCCCTACCGTGGCAGTAGTAACTCCAACAGAGGCGGACGTGGTCATGGCCGGGGACGCGGTCGCGGGCGCGGAAATAACATTGGATATAATCTAAACTATGGGCACAATTATGTGTAA